Proteins encoded by one window of Cannabis sativa cultivar Pink pepper isolate KNU-18-1 chromosome 4, ASM2916894v1, whole genome shotgun sequence:
- the LOC133028912 gene encoding uncharacterized protein LOC133028912 has product MADEEKEETIRPEIPTGRIKKIMKLDKDIKKVNAEALLLISRSTELFLRFLAERSAEVAIEKKRKIVKLEHIRAAVKRHQPTSDFLLDSLPLPPQPSHKQPSDRNHSRNVAEKPVPVGTRRIDDFFSKSANEAPIEINES; this is encoded by the coding sequence ATGGCGGACGAGGAGAAGGAGGAGACGATTCGACCTGAAATCCCAACCGGCCGGATCAAGAAGATAATGAAGCTAGATAAGGACATCAAGAAGGTTAACGCAGAAGCTCTACTTCTCATCTCGCGCTCCACTGAGCTCTTCCTCAGATTCCTCGCCGAGAGGTCTGCGGAGGTTGCGATCGAGAAGAAACGCAAGATCGTCAAGCTCGAACACATAAGGGCGGCCGTCAAGAGGCACCAACCGACCAGCGATTTCCTCCTTGACTCACTTCCACTGCCTCCTCAGCCGTCACATAAGCAACCATCTGACCGGAACCACTCTCGCAATGTTGCTGAAAAGCCGGTCCCTGTCGGAACTCGCCGAATCGATGATTTCTTTAGCAAGTCAGCAAATGAAGCCCCAATCGAAATCAACGAATCTTAG